Genomic DNA from Mycolicibacterium helvum:
ACGGGTGTCTTGGTCACCTGTCCAGGTTGACACATCAACGCGCCACGACTGGGGGGTACCTGGTCAAAACGCCTGATCAGCGACTAGCGTATGCGCCCATGGCGGCACAGCGAGCGCAGAACAGCCCGGGGTCGGACACCCCGGATGGCTTCGCGGTTGCCGTAGTGCGCGAGGACGGCAAGTGGCGTTGCTCGGCCATGAATGCGACAGTGCTGACCAGCCTGAGTGCCGCAGAGACGGAGTTGCGAGAATTGCGCAGCGCCGGCGCGGTGTTCGGGTTGTTGGACATCGACGACGAGTTCTTTCTGATCGTCCGGCCCGCCCCGTCAGGCACTCGACTGCTGCTGTCGGATGCGACCGCGGCGCTGGATTACGACATTGCCGCCGAGGCGCTGGAGACGTTGGACGCCGACATTTCTCCCGAAGACCTCGAAGATGCCGATCCCTTCGAGGAGGGTGATCTGGCTGTGCTTGCCGACATCGGGCTGCCCGAGCCGGTGCTGAGCGTGATCCTCGACGAGACCGATCTGTATGCCGACGAACAGCTTGGCCGGATCGCGCGGGAGATGGGTTTTGCCGACGAGCTGGCAGCCGTGCTCGACCGCCTCGATCGGTGATCTCATCTGACGAATCGTTGATTCGAGCGGCGATTTCTGCTGCTGGTTTAGCCGGCCCCGAGGACGTGCCGATCGGCGCGGTGGTGTTCGGGCCGGACGGCACCGAGCTGGCTCGTGCGGCCAATGCCCGCGAGCAGTTGGGCGACCCGACTGCGCATGCCGAGATCCTGGCGTTGCGGGCGGCGGCCCGGGTGTACGGCGACGGGTGGCGGCTGGAGGGGACGACGCTGGCGGTGACAGTCGAGCCGTGCACGATGTGCGCGGGTGCACTGGTGATGGCGCGGGTGGCACGGGTGGTGTTCGGCGCGTGGGAGCCCAAAACCGGTGCGGCGGGATCGCTTTGGGATGTGGTGCGGGATCGGCGGTTGACCCATCGGCCGGAGGTACGTGGGGGAGTGCTGGCGCAGGAGGGCGCCGCGCTGTTGGAGGGGTTCTTCGCCCGTCAGCGCGATTTGGGTTAGTCCGGCCGCGACACGTAAGCTCTTCGGCGGTGGCGTGTCCGAGCGGCCTAAGGAGCACGCCTCGAAAGCGTGTGACGGGTAACCCCCGTCCGAGGGTTCAAATCCCTCCGCCACCGCCATAGCCCTCCGACTGAATTGCCTGGTCGGAGGGCATTTGCGTCTGATCGTTTGGTGACTTGCCGGGCAACAACCAACTTCTAGAGTCGGCTCCATGGGTTTGCTGGACATAAACTGTGCCGCGCTGGACCAGCTTGCCGCGGATTGCCAGTCGCTGGGAGTCCAGATTGGGGCGGCGTCAATCGTTGAGCCAGTTGCGGCGGGTTGGTGGGCGACAGCCGTGGCGGTCAGCGCCGCCAACGCCGATATCACCCTTGCTGCTCAAGTGATGGCGGCGCGTATGTACCAGACAGCCGCCGGTCTGGTCACCGTGAGCCGGCAGTTCACCGCCACCGACAAGCTTTCGGCGGCCTACCTCCGTGCCCTGGTGACTGAGGTGTAGATGTCCGGCAGTGGTCCTATCCCGTCGTTATCGCAGGTTCGTGCGTGGGACACGGCACATC
This window encodes:
- a CDS encoding tRNA adenosine deaminase-associated protein — protein: MAAQRAQNSPGSDTPDGFAVAVVREDGKWRCSAMNATVLTSLSAAETELRELRSAGAVFGLLDIDDEFFLIVRPAPSGTRLLLSDATAALDYDIAAEALETLDADISPEDLEDADPFEEGDLAVLADIGLPEPVLSVILDETDLYADEQLGRIAREMGFADELAAVLDRLDR
- a CDS encoding nucleoside deaminase, with translation MSSDESLIRAAISAAGLAGPEDVPIGAVVFGPDGTELARAANAREQLGDPTAHAEILALRAAARVYGDGWRLEGTTLAVTVEPCTMCAGALVMARVARVVFGAWEPKTGAAGSLWDVVRDRRLTHRPEVRGGVLAQEGAALLEGFFARQRDLG